In the Arachis hypogaea cultivar Tifrunner chromosome 20, arahy.Tifrunner.gnm2.J5K5, whole genome shotgun sequence genome, GATATTTGTCTGATCTTTCAGTAATTgccttagtttatttattttcgagtGGGTTATTGATACTGAGATCTTCTCTAATCGAGGATAAGTCACGTTTATTATTTCACTTGGAATTCAATTTATAGATATAATTAGGTCGGACTATAAGTAACAAATcggataacaaaaaaattaataaaaaatagctaaaatttattttatttaacattcattatgtCACGACCCAAAATGAGCCATAACTGGCGCTCAGGAAAATAACCCCAAGCAAGCCTAACCGactcaaatataagttgaataggaaagttacaaatattttaaataaatttaaagtatCTAGAATGAATAATTACACATTTTTAAtaagagataaaataaataaatatgaatagATCCTGCCTGTAACATATGGATCAGATGACGTCTAAGAACTCAACAAAGAATGGGTACCCATTGCAGATCATTGAACAGAAGGCTCACATAACCAAATAGTTattcctaaaaaatattttttgaaaaacggagtgagttttgcaactcagtgactagacaatacatctataattcacatgagaccatataaatattattatcaaagtaattttaattagaaaatagtagttgataataataagtgaatcaataagggagttctcatatagaaagcaaatcaaaagtccacatatgggcggctccacctctatgggtagcccttttctctagtgtgtccgtacggaataacagatccaacgtgtggcctacacgttaggctagcaacgttTCTGCTAGCTAAGatctgagccagatgcatctaggttaacgtcataaccgccgttaactacggttttctaatacgagcctcccaaaccaattcaaaacatataatttcaaatgcaaccaatctttgatctttcaaatatatatagtATCAAATCAAATCAGTAATACTTTCTAATCAAAAATCTTGTTCAATCATATGAAATGTTGAATATACTTTACAAATTCAGAGCATATAAGTAAGTATCTATAATACTTTAATGTTACAAAAACACATATTCAAATAAAATCGCATATTCTGAAATAACACAAAACTTCATCAAACATGTATACAGTCTCATGTGCAggttaaaaatctgaattttacaaaaataaatatttagttctaataaatccattattaaaatcaaattcaaatccttGATTGATAACTTGTAAGTATAGTCATGAATTCAAGCAGCATATATCAAAATAAGTATAAATGTAAAgccaaataattataaatgtaaagtctACTCACAACTTGGTCCCGAAGGACCGAAGATATCGAACCCGGAGTGCCAGAATCCAAGGTGAGGAGGATTTAAGTAAAATGAAACGAATGAGCGCATAATTTGGATTGAGACGGTGGCAGCAACTTCCATGGCTACATCGCAGATGTACATCAACAACTCCAACCGTTTCATGACAGCACCAATACCAGTACTCAAGATAATTTCCAGCAGAAATACAATAAAAGTAGAGCGATAATACTAAAACAGAGACATATTATCACAATTAAAACCAGAGCAtgtaagaaaagaagaaaatacagcAAAGTAAAGGTGGACGCGTTACAATTTCATAAATGGAGTCAGAACAGGAAAAAATTGTGCTGATTTAGAGACAAGAATGAAGGGGGTGTGGGACTGAGCAAGACCAAAACAGGAACTGAGACGGTTCATTACCAGTGTCGTCGATGATGCTCTCCTGACGACAAGCTCCGTTGATGGCAACAGCAGACGCGACGATGGTGAACGGCTCCTTCTTCGGCGTCTCCTCTCTCACACTCGTCCCCTCTCTCGGACGCATCTCTCTCGGTTCTGGCCTCTGATGGCGACGCAACTGCGAGCTGGACGCGGCTGGCGGCGACGCGACGGGACACGAACGGCGTGCTCCAGGCCGGTGGTGATGAGGTGCGGCTCTCTCTCTCCTCGCATGGTGGCTCGGCGTGAGCAGCTCCCTCCTTCCTCCTCCCTTCTCTTCTCGCAAtctccccttttctttctttcccttctcccttttctttctctcttttctttctttctttttttgtgaGAGTATGGGTGTGTGTGCTATGAGGAAGAGGGTGTGAGAGGAGTGAAAGTGTGTGCGATAGTGAAAGGTGAGTAAGTGTGTTAGAGGAGGGTTAGAGTTTGGTttaaaaaaaagaggaagaagggtattctaaaaattttacaaattaattttaacaacgattaataaatattaaataaaattttgtctaactttttttttactttctagcattattgaaatttaaagacTTATTTTGTGTAGTAAAAGAAAGATATGAAAACTTTAAAGTCAAGATACTTATTTGATGCTAAAATTTATTTGATCAAACCCATACATATACAAcgaaatatgtatatatataacacatataGGGATTAATATATCACATTATTAAAGTAACAAAGTGAccaaataagaaaagagaaacttACTATATCAACAGCTTACATAGACTGCTGAAAAAGCTACTAAATTTCTAAAAATGAAATCGTCCTTAATTATACATTACTAAGCATGCGATTAAGTATGAACAAGGCTTATTACGTATGGTTCCGATTGATATTGATTCCTTCTGTGATCTTAGCCAAGGACCTAAGATTGCAACCAATGATGGTATCTGTGAAAGAACAGGTATCTTCGCCGCTACTTCCCGCCGGAATATCCACCACATATGACTCTATAGCGATGGTTTTGCCTCCAAACCTTTCTTCCTCTTCATGCAGAGTAATGGTGGAGCTATAGTTGAGAAGCCTATGATCACCACCGATGATGCTGAACTTGAGGACATGGTGAACATCATCAAGTGTGTCTAAGCGTTCCACGCTAACCTCAGCAGGCAAGCCAGACATAATTAGGACCTCACGGACGCTGCCAATGCCGCCGTCGCCGCTGAGCATGGTGCAACCCGTGATGAACTGTTTGTATCCCTGTGGATGCTCAAAGCGCTTTATCATGGACCATACTAGATCCAAGGGTGCGTTTATGGTTTGGACCATGCTTGAGGTACACTGGTTTGATTTGAGGTTGCTGCTGGTGTTGTGGTGGTTCTCCATCATGGCTTCCATTAATGGTGAAGAAGGATCTTGATTTTGATTGTGGTTGCTAAGCATGTGTGTAAAGTGTAAACACCTAATTATCTACATAAGGCGGTGTTTGGTAGTGATATTTTTGTGTGCCGCCTCAAAAGGCATTGTTTTCAGCATCTATTTATACCTGAGTTGGAGAGTGTGATGTCAGCTAAGTACATGACAAAGTTTTGAGTTTGTGAGCAAAATAGTATAGTCGCTATGTTTTGATTAACTTGCCACACAAGTTACAAGTGATTCTAGTTTCCTACTTATAGATATGCACGGATTTATTGTCTTTAATATTTATTACATACATATCTACTACTTTAGCTTCCTTAGTTATACCGGACACGACACGACATGACACGGGATACGTCGACGTGCGAATTCTAAAATCTTATAACACACgaaacacacatatatataaaatataaattattttttagataaatcgtaaaatataaattaatttttttaattatttttaatattttattttaattatatcaagtatttaaaatattttttattttaataaataataatatatactatatctaaatttattttaagaatatatgttaagaataagattggacacactgacacgtgatggtatttaagtgtgtccaagcgtgtccgaaatttttttttatttttttattttttattaagacatagTTGGATACAACAGACACGCGTGTCGAATGAGTATCGGTGAGTGTCCTATTCAAAATGTGTCCAACACGTAAATACGACAACTCAGCGAAGTATTCGTGCTTCATAGATTATAACACAGTGTCTATTTAGTTCACTAGTTTTATGTATGGGTTTAATTTGCTCCTATTATGTACTAAATTTGATTAAactttttcattatattttaGGTATAATATTGTAGAATAATATTGTACgacaaaagataaaatattatatatatatatatatatatatatatatatatatatcgaataTTTTATAGAAAGATCTTGACAAtcgaagatattttaaaaaaaatgaaaagactaaaaaatatcatatctaattcaaaattattaaatttatgatCTGtcagtttatgaactctttatttatttatttattttttcgtaTTAGACTATCTCATATTTGTTATAAAAAGTTATacttaaaaaatgttataaacattattttttattattaaattatattatattttatgtaCAGAATTCTAGAAGAACAAGTAGTACTATATTGCAGAAATTACTATTCTTACATTATATATTCTTGACCTTCGTATAAAAATACGATTGTTATTAATTGattgtagaaaaaaaattaaatgatttttgacaattattttaaaaaataataaaatttttaacaaaaaaaatatattttttaatttttaatttttatttttatgagactggttagtttttttgttaatatttttttttgtattgacAAAATAAACCTACACGACAtattaaattgttaatttatccacgtactccgtactcagagagaatgagagaaggagagagcgggAGAGAGTGtttgagggtgaaacacggtgaagaagatggccatgccatcgaaagagataagggggagaatGTGGGAGGGTTTGCATCAGGTGTAAAGGAGGGATCAAGTAAGGGCGACCTTAGTTTCAGGGTGACTTCTAAGATTTTGTTCCGTGACAAGGTTATTGGTTCTACGGTAGCCACAGGGATAAATCGGGCTGAAGCTCTAGATGGGGATTCTATGGCAGTGGTCACTAGAAAACAAGGAGATCCTATGCCCCCAAGAGTTTGCTTCTCCAAAGAGGTTAGGAACATCCTTTCTGAACCATACAAGGAAGCAATTGTGATTAAGGTTCTTGGAAAAAACTTTAGTTACACGGCCATGTTTCACAAATTGAAAGGGGTATGGAGGATCACCGGTGGATATGAAATCTTGGATGTGGGTTTTGGGTACTTCCTAGTTAAATTTGATCGCATGGACGATCGAGAGAAGGTTTTACTAGGGGGGCCATGGATGATCTTCGGTCACTATATTGCG is a window encoding:
- the LOC112783497 gene encoding abscisic acid receptor PYL11 — protein: MLSNHNQNQDPSSPLMEAMMENHHNTSSNLKSNQCTSSMVQTINAPLDLVWSMIKRFEHPQGYKQFITGCTMLSGDGGIGSVREVLIMSGLPAEVSVERLDTLDDVHHVLKFSIIGGDHRLLNYSSTITLHEEEERFGGKTIAIESYVVDIPAGSSGEDTCSFTDTIIGCNLRSLAKITEGININRNHT